From a single Gracilimonas sp. genomic region:
- a CDS encoding RagB/SusD family nutrient uptake outer membrane protein, giving the protein MKNIKSKILYTLVLTVFFAAGCDGLLDINPKQSIDAEVALNTSDNVEAVLIGAYNALSDDDLFGGEILFEPDLLADNNLNNEVQWTGTFEEPEQIWRKDIQVENGQVSATWSAAYNAINLTNNVLSALDVVDEDIRDRVEGEALFIRGIIYFNLLKLYGLPYSAGNVGTNLGVPLVTTPTDEINEESEIPRETVQAGYQRVLTDLQNAESLLPPTNGVYASAPVAAAILSRVHLQMGNYDLAREAADRVISSGNYTLTTNYADAFNRTSNSTEDVFSIQVSEQDGANSMNLFYASSANGGRGDILVRPPHISLYEAGDDRLNLFYDSDTRTGKWSNQFGNIGVVRLAEMYLTRAEGNFREGAPYVGAAPMADLNEVRGRVNLPLYTLPTEFDLDDILLERKLELMFEGQLLHDLKRTQQDVGDISYDSGQITYPIPQREIDVNTSLDQNDYYEQ; this is encoded by the coding sequence ATGAAAAACATAAAAAGTAAAATTCTATACACGCTTGTACTGACGGTGTTTTTTGCCGCAGGTTGCGATGGATTGCTGGACATTAATCCCAAGCAATCTATTGACGCAGAGGTAGCGCTCAATACATCTGATAACGTTGAGGCTGTTCTTATAGGAGCCTATAATGCTCTATCTGATGATGATCTGTTTGGAGGAGAAATCCTGTTTGAACCAGACCTTCTTGCAGACAATAATTTAAATAACGAAGTACAATGGACCGGAACGTTTGAAGAACCAGAGCAAATCTGGAGAAAAGATATCCAGGTTGAAAATGGACAGGTTTCAGCTACTTGGTCGGCTGCTTATAATGCCATCAACCTAACCAATAATGTACTTTCAGCACTTGATGTGGTAGATGAAGATATCAGAGATCGCGTGGAAGGAGAAGCGCTGTTTATCCGTGGTATTATCTACTTCAACCTACTCAAACTGTATGGCTTGCCATATAGTGCAGGTAATGTTGGTACAAATCTGGGGGTGCCCCTGGTAACTACACCAACGGATGAGATAAACGAAGAAAGTGAAATTCCCAGGGAAACCGTTCAAGCTGGTTATCAGCGGGTGCTAACTGATTTACAGAATGCTGAAAGCTTACTGCCTCCTACAAATGGAGTTTATGCTTCTGCCCCTGTAGCTGCGGCTATCTTGTCTCGTGTTCATTTACAAATGGGCAACTATGATTTAGCCCGAGAGGCTGCTGACCGTGTGATTAGTTCTGGTAATTATACCCTTACAACAAATTATGCGGATGCTTTCAACCGTACATCGAACAGCACGGAAGACGTGTTCTCCATTCAGGTTAGTGAACAGGATGGTGCAAACTCAATGAACCTGTTTTATGCATCATCTGCGAATGGTGGGCGTGGTGATATTTTGGTTCGCCCCCCACATATCAGCCTTTATGAAGCTGGTGATGACCGACTTAACCTGTTTTATGATAGTGATACCCGAACCGGGAAATGGTCGAATCAATTTGGTAACATTGGTGTCGTTCGGTTGGCCGAAATGTACCTGACACGTGCAGAAGGTAATTTCCGTGAAGGTGCTCCCTATGTTGGAGCTGCTCCAATGGCTGATCTTAATGAAGTTCGAGGCCGGGTTAACCTTCCATTATACACACTTCCAACCGAATTTGATCTTGATGACATTCTGCTTGAGCGTAAGCTTGAACTGATGTTTGAAGGTCAGCTTCTGCATGACCTGAAAAGAACTCAGCAAGATGTAGGAGATATCTCTTACGATTCCGGGCAGATTACTTATCCTATTCCACAACGTGAAATAGATGTAAATACAAGTCTGGATCAAAACGACTATTACGAGCAATAA